The following coding sequences are from one Cryptococcus deuterogattii R265 chromosome 1, complete sequence window:
- a CDS encoding signal peptidase I has protein sequence MSFRAAFARLRPPPLLPTTIRTIQILAALHLVSTTLAELRICTGFSMLPTLSQHGDCVLVSPLPYWSPFSEKHKSAGPKRGDVVVATSPMHPGQTVCKRVLGVEGDLVEIEPRRGGQRKWIDAGGNGYMVDIPDAQAAMDNVLLPKRSGEGQWVKVPKGHVWLVGDNLSNSTDSRKYGPVPIAMVKGKVLARVYPNPTWITNVVREIQTEV, from the exons ATGTCCTTCCGCGCAGCCTTTGCCCGCCTGAGACCGCCCCCGCTCCTCCCAACAACGATCCGCACAATCCAGATACTCGCCGCTCTCCACCTTGTCTCCACCACTCTTGCAGAACTCCGCATCTGCACAGGCTTCTCCATGCTCCCTACTCTCTCGCAGCATGGCGATTGTGTCCTTGTATCACCACTTCCTTACTGGTCACCTTTTTCTGAGAAGCACAAGTCTGCCGGGCCAAAAAGAGGTGATGTTGTCGTCGCTACTTCTCCGATGCACCCTGGTCAAACTGTCTGCAAACGCGTCCTGGGTGTCGAGGGTGACTTGGTAGAGATTGAaccaagaagaggtgggCAAAGAAAATGGATTGACGCTGGGGGAAATGGGTACATGGTGGATATACCAGATGCTCAAGCAGCAATGGACAATGTTTTATTACCCAAACGAAGTGGCGAAGGGCAGTGGGTCAAAGTACCCAAAGGCCATGTTTGGCTGGTTGGCGATAACCTTAGCAACTCTACCGACTCCAGAAAGTACGGGCCGGTGCCTATAGCCATGGTCAAGGGTAAAGTACTCGCCCGA GTCTACCCCAATCCTACTTGGATTACCAATGTTGTTCGAGAAATCCAAACTGAAGTTTGA